The Anopheles merus strain MAF chromosome 2L, AmerM5.1, whole genome shotgun sequence genome has a segment encoding these proteins:
- the LOC121591563 gene encoding uncharacterized protein LOC121591563: MENESPNVPNRRNYIKLNVEKSLRLTAEVERRPALWQKRSEFYKNGIRRRDAWTEIGGLLDLTVEEASYQWRKLLTSYRTYKSKLRKSQQSGAAAEDVFHPRWFAFDAMRFLDDTMKDGTHLDTVSCFVIYL, encoded by the exons ATGGAGAACGAATCGCCGAACGTGCCGAATCGCCGGAACTATATAAAATTG AATGTTGAGAAAAGCCTTCGGCTAACTGCCGAGGTGGAACGACGGCCTGCTTTATGGCAAAAGCGGTCGGAGTTCTACAAAAACGGTATTCGGCGAAGGGATGCGTGGACCGAGATTGGTGGACTCTTGGACCTCACCGTCGAAGAGGCGAGCTACCAGTGGAGGAAGCTGCTGACCAGCTACAGGACTTATAAGTCCAAGCTGCGTAAAAGTCAGCAAAGCGGAGCAG CGGCTGAGGACGTCTTCCACCCAAGATGGTTCGCCTTCGACGCGATGAGGTTCCTCGATGATACCATGAAGGACGGCACGCATCTCGATACGGtaagttgttttgttatttatctgtaa
- the LOC121593556 gene encoding uncharacterized protein LOC121593556, with amino-acid sequence MRCVVLFWLPPQLNVLIRKQLHFPAMSDYLSNNDHNYNRRLRRNRRWWMRPVFFRRRQDGNRLLDDIKAEMVNDTIKNFMRMKHEDFDRLYALVGPEISRMDTNMREAITAQERLLITLRYLATGETFASLQYLFRVSKSSIAKIVKDVCACLNKHLRSYVKMPSTAEEWKEKSKKFEQRWNFPHAIGSIDGKHVQVEKPSNSGSEYYNYQHYFSIVLLAVVDADYNFLHADIGGKGGISDGGVFKNTRLYQRLENNSLNVPEPEPLRVPYAMRVPYFLLGDKAFAFTRYCIRPFGGMHAEGTIERVFNKRHSRARMIVENVFGILANRFRIYKSPILLEPEDAKTVIMTTIYLHNFLRQSASRNTYTRPSSFDRVVNGRFVEGERAPATMSGLQGIPCRTPNDLLNIRLHIAHDLKYNNQLNH; translated from the exons atgcgttgtgttgttttgttttggcttcCGCCacaactgaacgtgttaatccGTAAGCAGCTTCATTTTCCAGCCATGAGTGATTATTTATCAAACAACGATCATAATTACAACCGGCGTCTTCGGCGAAACCGTCGGTGGTGGATGCGACCAGTTTTCTTCCGCAGAAGACAGGATGGAAATCGTCTGTTGGACGACATCAAGGCCGAAATGGTAAACGATACGATAAAAAATTTTATGCGGATGAAACACGAAGATTTCGATCGTCTTTATGCCTTGGTCGGTCCAGAAATAAGCCGCATGGATACAAATATGCGAGAAGCGATCACGGCCCAAGAAAGGCTTTTAATAACATTGCGGTATTTGGCAACGGGGGAGACATTTGCAAGCTTGCAATACTTGTTTCGG GTTTCTAAATCATCGATTGCCAAAATTGTAAAggatgtgtgtgcttgtttaaATAAACATTTGCGGAGCTATGTAAAG ATGCCGTCCACAGCAGAAGAATGGAAGGAGAAATCAAAAAAGTTTGAACAAAGGTGGAATTTTCCGCATGCAATTGGGTCCATTGATGGCAAACACGTACAAGTGGAAAAGCCTAGTAATAGTGGATCAGAGTATTACAACTATCAACATTATTTCAGCATTGTTTTACTTGCGGTAGTAGATGCCGATTACAACTTTTTACATGCAGATATTGGAGGAAAAGGTGGAATATCTGACGGAGGTGTATTTAAAAACACACGCTTATACCAGAGGCTGGAAAACAACAGTTTGAATGTTCCGGAACCTGAACCACTGCGAGTTCCATATGCAATGCGAGTACCTTACTTTCTTTTAGGCGATAAAGCATTTGCTTTTACCAGGTACTGCATTCGACCATTTGGAGGCATGCATGCGGAAGGGACAATTGAAAGAGTTTTCAACAAACGTCACTCTCGTGCTCGAATGATCGTTGAAAATGTGTTCGGGATTTTAGCCAACCGTTTCCGCATTTATAAAAGCCCGATTCTGCTAGAGCCAGAAGATGCTAAAACGGTTATTATGACAACAATATATCTCCATAATTTTCTTCGACAGAGTGCTTCACGAAATACATACACTCGCCCTTCATCTTTTGACAGGGTCgtcaatgggcgttttgtaGAAGGCGAGAGAGCTCCAGCTACAATGAGCGGACTACAAGGCATACCCTGTCGCACGCCAAACGACTTGTTGAATATACGTTTACACATTGCACATGATCTTAAGTATAATAACCAACTTAATCATTAA